The following coding sequences lie in one Hoplias malabaricus isolate fHopMal1 chromosome 14, fHopMal1.hap1, whole genome shotgun sequence genomic window:
- the nudt18 gene encoding 8-oxo-dGDP phosphatase NUDT18 isoform X2, producing MVQEAKRDCYGSWYLPAGRMEKGESIQEAVQREVKEEAGVDCELVTLLLVQEQGPRWIRFNFLARVTGGTLKTTSEADSESLQAQWWDRVSPLQLRSLDISIVIDAGLKFRQKQWFPACLPVDLPCAVVCQRPLLAFTNSGNPGDTEEERLWLLLDNCTADRDAERRPCLPVVVATHSVTWAAQRLVKKCMASSYHSLNVNICGILSVQHNGRIHGQTDGICFNTLATFERSEESPAYRHDPPPLETESYIWHEVTNQSLRTNILQKIKQSSLLPMHSLY from the exons ATGGTGCAGGAGGCGAAGAGGGATTGTTATGGGAGCTGGTATCTCCCAGCTGGTCGTATGGAGAAGGGGGAGAGTATTCAGGAGGCCGTGCAGAGAGAGGTCAAAGAGGAAGCGGGAGTGGACTGCGAGCTGGTCACTCTACTCCTGGTGCAGGAACAGGGACCTCGGTGGATCCGCTTCAATTTCCTCGCCCGAGTCACAG GTGGGACTCTGAAGACCACGTCAGAGGCTGACTCCGAGTCTCTTCAGGCTCAGTGGTGGGATCGAGTCTCTCCTCTTCAGCTTCGTTCTCTGGACATTTCCATTGTAATAGACGCTGGTTTGAAGTTCAGGCAGAAGCAGTGGTTCCCTGCGTGTCTTCCCGTTGACCTGCCGTGCGCAGTCGTCTGTCAGAGACCACTGCTGGCCTTCACTAACTCTGGAAACCCCGGAGACACTGAGGAGGAGCGCCTGTGGCTGCTGCTGGACAACTGCACCGCGGACAGAGACGCCGAGAGGCGCCCTTGTCTTCCCGTCGTGGTGGCGACACACTCGGTCACGTGGGCGGCTCAAAGATTGGTCAAGAAGTGCATGGCCTCGTCCTACCACTCTCTAAACGTCAACATCTGCGGGATCCTGAGCGTCCAGCACAACGGCAGGATCCATGGTCAAACGGATGGGATCTGCTTCAACACTCTGGCCACGTTTGAACGTTCAGAAGAGAGTCCAGCGTACCGTCACGACCCACCGCCGCTGGAGACTGAGAGTTACATATGGCACGAAGTGACCAATCAGAGCCTGAGGACAAACATTCTGCAGAAGATAAAGCAGTCTTCGCTTCTACCGATGCACAGCCTTTactga
- the nudt18 gene encoding 8-oxo-dGDP phosphatase NUDT18 isoform X1, with protein MGSKDVDEALEKILNGQGLEVKDVDTEKAVVLRKTVCYIVSAVIFNEKGEVLMVQEAKRDCYGSWYLPAGRMEKGESIQEAVQREVKEEAGVDCELVTLLLVQEQGPRWIRFNFLARVTGGTLKTTSEADSESLQAQWWDRVSPLQLRSLDISIVIDAGLKFRQKQWFPACLPVDLPCAVVCQRPLLAFTNSGNPGDTEEERLWLLLDNCTADRDAERRPCLPVVVATHSVTWAAQRLVKKCMASSYHSLNVNICGILSVQHNGRIHGQTDGICFNTLATFERSEESPAYRHDPPPLETESYIWHEVTNQSLRTNILQKIKQSSLLPMHSLY; from the exons ATGGGCTCTAAAGACGTGGACGAAGCCCTGGAGAAGATCCTGAATGGACAAGGACTGGAGGTCAAAGATGTCGATACTGAAAAAGCTGTAGTTCTGAGAAAGACTGTGTGTTACATTGTAAGTGCAGTCATCTTCAATGAAAAG gGGGAGGTGCTGATGGTGCAGGAGGCGAAGAGGGATTGTTATGGGAGCTGGTATCTCCCAGCTGGTCGTATGGAGAAGGGGGAGAGTATTCAGGAGGCCGTGCAGAGAGAGGTCAAAGAGGAAGCGGGAGTGGACTGCGAGCTGGTCACTCTACTCCTGGTGCAGGAACAGGGACCTCGGTGGATCCGCTTCAATTTCCTCGCCCGAGTCACAG GTGGGACTCTGAAGACCACGTCAGAGGCTGACTCCGAGTCTCTTCAGGCTCAGTGGTGGGATCGAGTCTCTCCTCTTCAGCTTCGTTCTCTGGACATTTCCATTGTAATAGACGCTGGTTTGAAGTTCAGGCAGAAGCAGTGGTTCCCTGCGTGTCTTCCCGTTGACCTGCCGTGCGCAGTCGTCTGTCAGAGACCACTGCTGGCCTTCACTAACTCTGGAAACCCCGGAGACACTGAGGAGGAGCGCCTGTGGCTGCTGCTGGACAACTGCACCGCGGACAGAGACGCCGAGAGGCGCCCTTGTCTTCCCGTCGTGGTGGCGACACACTCGGTCACGTGGGCGGCTCAAAGATTGGTCAAGAAGTGCATGGCCTCGTCCTACCACTCTCTAAACGTCAACATCTGCGGGATCCTGAGCGTCCAGCACAACGGCAGGATCCATGGTCAAACGGATGGGATCTGCTTCAACACTCTGGCCACGTTTGAACGTTCAGAAGAGAGTCCAGCGTACCGTCACGACCCACCGCCGCTGGAGACTGAGAGTTACATATGGCACGAAGTGACCAATCAGAGCCTGAGGACAAACATTCTGCAGAAGATAAAGCAGTCTTCGCTTCTACCGATGCACAGCCTTTactga